The following are from one region of the Brienomyrus brachyistius isolate T26 chromosome 13, BBRACH_0.4, whole genome shotgun sequence genome:
- the has3 gene encoding hyaluronan synthase 3: protein MPSRCGTVLRIVGTTLFATVVLLGILLAYVTGYQFIHTEQHYLSFGLYGAILALHLFLQSLFAYLEHRHMRSPVQPQHLRRTVALCIAAYQEDPDYLRKCLHSVRRISFPGLKVVLVVDGNRPEDAYMMDIFQEVMGSEDTGSVVWKGNYHTAEGARTEDVARVVTVVRGCRYSCIMQEWGGKREVMYTAFKALGDTVDYMQVCDSDTVLDPACTIEMLKILQEDPQVGGVGGDVQILNKYDSWISFLSSVRYWMAFNVERACQSYFGCVQCISGPLGMYRNSLLQQFLEPWYHQTFLGTKCSFGDDRHLTNRVLSLGYKTKFTARAQCQTETPTRYLRWLNQQTRWSKSYFREWLYNALWFHKHSLWMTYESVVTGFFPFFLVATVIHLFYRGRLWNILLFLLTVQLVGMVKATYACFLRGSLVMIFMSLYSLLYMSSLLPAKIFALLTINKAGWGTSGRKKIVVNFIGAVPVTVWALVLLGGMAYTIYCETQDPLNETEKALLIAGAILYGSYWIILLVLYLAIVAKRCNKREEQYHLPYAEA, encoded by the exons ATGCCCTCTCGCTGTGGGACGGTCCTTCGGATCGTGGGCACCACCCTCTTTGCCACCGTGGTCCTTCTGGGGATCCTGCTGGCCTACGTGACAGGCTACCAGTTCATCCACACGGAACAGCACTACCTCTCCTTCGGGCTGTACGGCGCCATCCTGGCCCTGCACCTCTTCCTGCAGAGCCTCTTCGCCTACCTGGAGCACCGGCACATGCGCAGCCCCGTCCAGCCGCAGCACCTGCGCCGTACGGTGGCCCTCTGCATCGCGGCCTACCAGGAAGACCCCGACTACTTGCGCAAGTGCCTGCACAGCGTGCGCCGCATCTCCTTCCCCGGCCTcaaggtggtgctggtggtggacgGCAACCGGCCTGAGGACGCCTACATGATGGACATCTTCCAGGAGGTGATGGGCTCGGAGGACACGGGCAGCGTGGTGTGGAAGGGCAACTACCACACGGCGGAGGGAGCGCGGACGGAGGACGTGGCCCGCGTGGTGACAGTGGTGCGTGGATGCCGCTACTCCTGCATCATGCAGGAGTGGGGAGGAAAGAGGGAAGTGATGTACACGGCCTTCAAAGCCTTGGGGGACACGGTGGACTACATGCAG GTGTGTGATTCGGACACGGTTCTGGACCCTGCCTGCACCATCGAGATGCTCAAGATATTACAGGAGGACCCACaggtggggggagtggggggcgaCGTCCAG ATCCTCAACAAATACGACTCGTGGATCTCCTTCCTGAGCAGCGTGCGATACTGGATGGCCTTCAACGTGGAGCGCGCGTGCCAGTCCTACTTCGGCTGCGTGCAGTGCATCAGCGGACCCCTGGGCATGTACCGCAACTCCCTGCTCCAGCAGTTCCTGGAACCCTGGTACCACCAGACCTTCCTGGGCACCAAGTGCAGCTTCGGCGACGACCGCCACCTGACCAACCGTGTGCTGAGCCTAGGCTACAAGACGAAGTTCACCGCCCGTGCTCAGTGCCAGACAGAAACACCCACGCGGTACCTCCGCTGGCTTAATCAGCAGACTCGCTGGAGCAAGTCCTACTTCCGCGAGTGGCTCTACAATGCCCTCTGGTTCCACAAGCACAGCCTATGGATGACGTATGAGTCGGTGGTAACGGGCTTCTTCCCCTTCTTCCTCGTTGCCACGGTGATCCACCTGTTTTACCGCGGGAGGCTGTGGAACATCCTCTTGTTCCTGTTGACGGTGCAGCTGGTGGGGATGGTGAAGGCCACTTACGCTTGCTTCCTGCGCGGAAGCCTGGTCATGATCTTCATGTCCCTCTATTCCCTGCTCTACATGTCCAGCCTGCTCCCCGCCAAGATCTTCGCCCTGCTCACCATCAACAAGGCCGGCTGGGGCACCTCTGGGCGCAAAAAGATCGTGGTGAACTTCATCGGAGCCGTGCCCGTCACGGTGTGGGCGCTGGTGCTGCTGGGAGGCATGGCGTATACCATTTACTGCGAGACGCAGGACCCACTGAACGAGACGGAGAAGGCCCTCCTCATTGCCGGAGCCATCTTATACGGCTCTTATTGGATCATCCTCCTGGTGCTCTACTTAGCCATTGTGGCCAAACGATGTAACAAGAGGGAGGAACAGTATCACCTACCTTACGCAGAGGCCTGA